The Paramisgurnus dabryanus chromosome 6, PD_genome_1.1, whole genome shotgun sequence genome has a window encoding:
- the plppr3a gene encoding phospholipid phosphatase-related protein type 3a, with amino-acid sequence MNFQHQRERDYTRPNPKMMSPKDKPKKKPPKDSITLLPCFYFVELPIVASSMISLYFLELTDVLQPAKVGFRCHDRTLSMPYVETGDELIPLLMLLSLAFAGPAASIMLGEALMYCMQSKLKIPSGSEGSINAGGCNFNSFLRRTVRFVGVHVFGLCATALVTDVIQLATGYHAPFFLTVCKPNYTLPGVACDKNPYITQDICSGRDQYAILSARKTFPSQHATLSGFAAVYISMYFNATISDSTKLLKPVLVFAFAIAAALASLTQITQYRSHPIDVYVGLVIGAGIAVYLALYAVGNFASNEETSPKPLKQTHQPTQKDPLRELTQRGHDSVYQKGHASESNDELSAPPHVAGLNRKVRREKASMGSLKRASADVELLAPRSPMGKETMVTFSNTLPRANTNAMEEPAQRHMTFHVPMDSQRSKQLVSEWKQKSMEMRSLSLRDDEEEGAAAEGVDGIEVEGNDELGMQTSLYPTVQANRGATATTAGGSTRVIIPQRPGAPQLVHIPEEATRPPPVSPKSAITRAKWLSMTEKGGPVPAATPELPRLPNQPRVMQVIAMSKQHGPVTVTTPKSSETASSCGTSSTGSESPYYRIPSDRDSASIVTVDAHAPHHPVVRLSSGNGNTWDWRSTTGAKTEVQETSRTLPRQEYRPIKTESLCSSSTEHDTGFLPPPPHPDLLLDSSLSLDSSLHRNSSISAKDWDPGQPHPEPDHFFKNLQANRPFKE; translated from the exons ATGAATTTCCAACATCAACGAGAAAGAG ATTATACTCGACCAAACCCCAAAATGATGTCTCCAAAAGACAAGCCTAAGAAAAAACCTCCTAAAGACAGCATAACATTGCTGCCCTGCTTCTACTTTGTGGAG CTGCCAATAGTTGCATCCTCCATGATCTCCCTTTATTTCTTGGAGCTGACAGACGTTTTGCAGCCAGCCAAAGTAGGTTTCCGTTGCCATGATCGCACACTGAGCATGCCCTATGTGGAAACAGGAGACGAGCTCATTCCTCTGCTCATGCTGCTCAGCCTGGCCTTTGCTGGCCCTGCAGCGTCT ATCATGCTCGGGGAGGCCTTAATGTACTGCATGCAGTCCAAATTGAAGATTCCCTCTGGTTCTGAAGGGAGTATAAACGCAGGAGGTTGTAATTTCAACTCTTTCTTACGCAGGACAGTCCGATTTGTGG GTGTTCATGTGTTCGGGCTATGTGCCACCGCACTGGTGACTGATGTTATCCAGCTGGCCACTGGCTATCATGCACCCTTCTTCCTGACCGTCTGCAAACCCAACTACACTCTGCCCGGTGTGGCCTGTGATAAAAACCCATACATAACCCAGGACATCTGCTCTGGCCGAGACCAGTATGCTATTTTGTCAGCCAG GAAAACTTTCCCTTCACAGCATGCCACTTTGTCTGGCTTTGCAGCCGTCTACATATCC ATGTACTTCAATGCCACAATCTCAGACAGCACCAAGCTGTTGAAGCCTGTGCTGGTGTTTGCATTTGCCATAGCAGCAGCCCTGGCCAGCTTGACCCAGATCACCCAGTATCGAAGCCATCCCATCGACGTCTACGTGGGTTTGGTGATTGGAGCTGGCATTGCTGTTTATCTA GCATTATACGCAGTGGGGAACTTTGCATCAAATGAAGAGACCTCCCCCAAACCACTAAAGCAGACCCATCAACCAACACAAAAAGATCCTCTGAGAGAACTGACACAACGTGGCCATGACTCGGTGTACCAGAAGGGTCATGCTTCTGAGAGCAATGACGAACTGTCTGCCCCGCCGCATGTTGCCGGCCTGAACCGTAAGGTGCGTCGAGAGAAGGCCTCTATGGGCAGCCTAAAGAGAGCCAGTGCAGACGTTGAGCTCCTGGCTCCTCGCAGTCCGATGGGAAAGGAGACCATGGTGACTTTCAGTAACACTCTGCCCCGTGCCAATACCAATGCTATGGAGGAACCTGCTCAACGTCACATGACCTTCCATGTGCCAATGGACTCTCAGCGCTCTAAACAGCTGGTGTCTGAATGGAAACAGAAGTCTATGGAGATGCGCAGTCTTAGCCTGAGGGACGATGAGGAGGAGGGGGCCGCTGCGGAGGGAGTTGACGGAATTGAGGTGGAAGGTAACGATGAGCTGGGCATGCAGACCTCTCTTTATCCTACGGTGCAAGCCAATAGGGGAGCAACAGCGACGACGGCAGGAGGGAGCACCAGGGTGATAATCCCTCAGAGGCCTGGTGCACCACAGTTAGTTCACATCCCTGAAGAAGCCACTCGACCTCCACCAGTGTCACCTAAAAGTGCCATAACGCGTGCAAAGTGGCTCTCTATGACAGAGAAAGGTGGTCCGGTACCAGCCGCCACTCCGGAACTGCCACGTCTGCCCAACCAGCCGCGGGTTATGCAGGTCATTGCCATGTCTAAGCAACACGGTCCGGTTACTGTTACCACACCCAAGTCTTCTGAGACCGCCTCATCTTGTGGCACTTCCAGCACAGGATCAGAGTCTCCCTACTACCGTATCCCCTCTGACCGAGACAGCGCCAGCATTGTTACAGTAGACGCTCACGCCCCTCACCACCCAGTAGTGCGTCTTTCTTCAGGCAACGGGAATACCTGGGATTGGAGGAGCACCACTGGTGCCAAAACTGAGGTTCAGGAGACCAGCCGAACACTGCCCAGGCAGGAGTATCGTCCAATCAAAACAGAGTCCTTGTGCTCTTCCTCCACCGAGCATGATACAGGGTTCCTGCCTCCCCCACCACACCCCGACTTGCTCTTGGACAGCAGCCTCAGCCTAGATTCGTCCCTCCATCGCAACTCCTCCATCTCAGCTAAAGACTGGGACCCGGGACAGCCTCACCCAGAACCTGACCACTTCTTTAAGAACTTGCAAGCAAACAGACCATTTAAGGAATAA